The following coding sequences lie in one Rhodohalobacter barkolensis genomic window:
- a CDS encoding DUF5916 domain-containing protein — protein sequence MEFTATKKFTILLCLFCILTCAQAGFAYDNDKVLKIAQELEEQSDSIKIKKPAEYQLQAHRVEPGAVSIDGYLEESIWESARVATNFTQHTPDTGEPASQKTEVRFLYDDDYLYIGARMYDQNPDEIAATLFRRDGNEYSDWFLVGIDSYNDNRTAFVFGVNPRGVRKDYLIYNDNQDDMSWDAVWEASASIDDDGWTAELRIPLSQLRYNGEVGKMKSWGLNFSRAIARNGEESFWAPTLPDDSGIVSNFGRVTNLRELPEKNRLEVLPYLSGQLDRSPGDHQNPFYKQHDPSFNLGGDIKYGLSSNMTLTATVNPDFAQVEVDPAVVNLSAFETFYPERRPFFLEGSEIFSFGFSSNIDLGDTPRLFYSRRIGRAPQGPVPGDPQFIDRPSQTPIAGAIKLSGKTSDGWSLGLLNALTLEQSASYSAEGDDIQNVSVEPLSNYTVGRLQRDFREGHTVVGLMANSLYRDLSIPSLESTLTDQAFSGGLDFEHSWQDRKYRFNGRFAGSHVSGDPEVINRLQRSSARYFQRPDAGHLNLDPDLTSLQGLYGDVMFTSQTRHWMSQFRAYQITPGFEVNDMGFQSAADRRAMTGMLIHMQPSPIGILRNFNVWAATANSWNTDGDYVMNLHGTGGSFRFQNFWSLNYELLGGVRSLDDRLTRGGPLAQSPSSIRLNMNVSTDSRKDFRTTVQFNQVRSELGDWSQHFGLTLRYRPHPAASISLVPSLSRNFNKTQYIAAISDPNATATFGNRYVFAELEQTTLATAIRLEWTFTPDISLQMFAQPFVSVGSFDRFKQLERPKSMDYSVYGEDIGTVSYDDVSRRYEIDPDGSGDATFDFGNPDFNFRSLRGNAVVRWEFRPGSTIFFVWQQNRTSRESIGSLNMGHDYGELFRTPADHTFMVKFSYWLGY from the coding sequence ATGGAGTTTACAGCTACAAAAAAGTTCACAATTTTACTATGTCTTTTTTGCATCCTGACCTGTGCACAGGCCGGATTTGCTTATGATAATGATAAGGTTTTGAAAATAGCTCAGGAATTAGAAGAACAGTCGGATAGTATTAAAATCAAGAAGCCGGCTGAATACCAACTGCAGGCTCATCGTGTAGAACCCGGTGCTGTTTCAATTGATGGTTACCTTGAAGAATCCATTTGGGAATCTGCACGCGTTGCCACAAACTTTACCCAACACACACCAGATACCGGAGAACCGGCCAGCCAGAAAACGGAAGTTCGGTTTCTCTATGATGATGATTACCTCTATATCGGGGCTCGAATGTACGATCAAAATCCGGACGAGATTGCGGCGACACTTTTTCGTCGGGACGGAAACGAGTATAGTGACTGGTTTTTAGTTGGTATTGACAGCTATAATGACAACCGAACAGCGTTTGTGTTTGGGGTAAACCCGAGGGGAGTTCGTAAGGACTACCTGATTTATAATGATAATCAGGATGATATGAGCTGGGATGCTGTCTGGGAAGCTTCGGCATCTATTGATGACGATGGGTGGACTGCTGAACTCAGGATCCCGCTTTCCCAGCTGCGCTACAATGGTGAGGTTGGCAAGATGAAAAGTTGGGGGCTCAACTTCTCTCGTGCAATTGCCCGAAACGGTGAAGAATCTTTTTGGGCACCAACACTACCGGACGACTCCGGAATTGTATCAAACTTTGGAAGAGTTACTAACCTGCGAGAACTGCCCGAAAAAAATCGTTTAGAAGTACTGCCATATCTTTCCGGTCAGCTCGATCGATCGCCGGGAGATCATCAAAATCCATTTTACAAACAGCATGACCCTTCCTTTAATCTGGGCGGAGATATCAAGTACGGTTTGAGTTCGAATATGACGCTGACAGCAACGGTGAATCCAGATTTTGCACAGGTGGAAGTAGATCCGGCCGTGGTAAACCTTTCAGCTTTTGAGACTTTTTATCCGGAGCGCCGGCCATTTTTTCTTGAGGGTTCGGAAATCTTCAGTTTTGGGTTTAGCAGTAATATTGATCTTGGTGATACACCCCGTCTTTTCTACTCAAGAAGAATCGGGCGTGCACCACAGGGACCTGTGCCAGGCGATCCCCAATTTATCGATCGTCCATCTCAAACCCCCATAGCCGGGGCGATAAAGCTGAGTGGAAAAACGTCCGATGGATGGTCACTTGGATTACTAAACGCATTGACTTTGGAGCAGAGTGCAAGCTACAGCGCAGAGGGAGATGATATTCAGAACGTGAGTGTTGAACCACTCAGTAACTACACTGTAGGAAGGCTGCAGCGCGATTTTCGGGAAGGTCACACCGTAGTAGGACTAATGGCGAATAGTCTCTACCGTGACCTGTCGATACCCAGTCTTGAATCTACTCTGACAGATCAGGCATTTAGCGGCGGACTTGATTTTGAACACTCCTGGCAGGATAGAAAATATCGATTCAACGGCCGGTTTGCGGGAAGTCATGTAAGCGGTGATCCTGAGGTAATCAACCGGTTACAGCGATCGAGCGCTCGCTATTTTCAGCGTCCTGATGCTGGTCATCTGAATCTTGATCCGGATCTGACCAGCCTCCAAGGGCTTTATGGAGACGTGATGTTTACTTCTCAAACCCGCCATTGGATGAGTCAGTTTCGTGCATATCAGATCACGCCCGGATTTGAGGTGAATGACATGGGATTTCAGTCGGCCGCCGATCGCCGGGCTATGACGGGAATGCTGATTCATATGCAACCCAGTCCAATTGGGATCCTTCGGAATTTCAATGTCTGGGCAGCCACTGCCAATAGCTGGAATACAGACGGTGACTATGTGATGAATTTGCACGGAACAGGTGGAAGTTTCCGATTTCAGAATTTCTGGAGCTTGAATTATGAACTACTTGGAGGCGTGCGCTCTCTTGATGATCGTCTGACAAGAGGAGGTCCGCTTGCTCAAAGTCCATCTTCCATCCGGTTGAATATGAATGTAAGTACTGATTCCAGAAAAGATTTCAGAACAACTGTACAGTTCAACCAGGTGAGATCAGAATTGGGTGACTGGTCACAACATTTCGGACTAACATTACGATATCGGCCCCATCCTGCAGCCTCGATTTCACTTGTGCCTTCACTGTCCAGAAACTTTAATAAAACACAGTATATAGCAGCGATTTCTGACCCAAATGCCACAGCTACCTTTGGAAATCGATATGTTTTCGCTGAACTGGAGCAAACCACGCTGGCTACAGCTATCCGTCTGGAGTGGACGTTCACGCCTGATATCAGCCTGCAGATGTTTGCCCAGCCGTTTGTATCGGTTGGATCGTTCGACCGGTTTAAGCAGCTCGAACGCCCGAAGAGCATGGATTATTCCGTATATGGAGAAGATATCGGAACGGTCAGTTATGATGATGTGTCCCGACGATATGAAATCGACCCGGATGGAAGCGGCGATGCAACGTTTGATTTTGGGAATCCGGACTTTAATTTCCGGTCCCTTCGTGGAAATGCCGTGGTTCGATGGGAGTTTCGACCGGGATCTACAATCTTCTTTGTATGGCAGCAAAACCGTACCAGTCGTGAATCAATTGGTAGCCTGAATATGGGGCATGATTATGGAGAGTTGTTCCGCACTCCTGCGGATCACACCTTTATGGTGAAATTCTCGTATTGGCTGGGGTATTAA
- a CDS encoding 3-oxoacyl-ACP synthase III family protein, translating to MAPQIRTVITGTGSYIPNRVVPNSNFLKNTFLEKNGTPFEKSNEETIEKFREITGIEERRFADANMLASDMGAKASEKALDMSGLDRENLDYIIVAHNFGDVRAENRRVDMVPSLASKVKYHLGIKNPYCVAYDLPFGCPGWLQGMIQANYFIRSGDATSALVIGTETLSRVCDPHDRDSMIYADGAGATVLQADNSGTDSGILSHAARTDTETQVHYLNMDRSYDESADDTLYLKMDGRKLYQYALSNVPGLVKKSIEKAGLDLKDVNKVLIHQANEKMDEAILQRLFKLYDKQEMPNDIMPMTISKLGNTSVATVPTLLDLILRKQLDGHSINPGDTIIFASVGAGMNINSMVYQVPEN from the coding sequence ATGGCCCCTCAAATCCGAACAGTCATCACAGGAACCGGATCTTACATTCCTAACAGAGTTGTTCCCAATAGCAATTTTTTAAAAAACACCTTTCTGGAGAAAAACGGAACACCATTTGAGAAATCGAATGAGGAGACAATTGAAAAATTCCGGGAAATTACGGGAATAGAGGAACGCCGTTTTGCCGACGCCAACATGCTTGCCTCCGATATGGGCGCAAAAGCCTCTGAAAAGGCGCTTGATATGTCCGGACTGGACCGTGAAAATCTCGACTATATTATCGTTGCCCACAATTTTGGAGATGTTCGTGCTGAGAACCGCAGAGTGGATATGGTTCCGAGCCTGGCCTCAAAAGTAAAATATCACCTGGGAATCAAAAATCCATACTGTGTGGCATATGACCTGCCGTTTGGTTGTCCCGGCTGGCTTCAGGGAATGATTCAGGCTAATTATTTTATTCGTAGCGGAGATGCTACCTCGGCTTTGGTAATTGGTACTGAAACCCTCTCGCGGGTTTGTGATCCCCACGATCGCGACAGCATGATTTATGCCGATGGTGCCGGTGCTACCGTTTTACAAGCGGACAACTCCGGAACTGATTCAGGCATCCTATCCCATGCCGCACGTACAGATACAGAAACTCAGGTTCACTATCTGAATATGGATCGTTCTTATGATGAGAGCGCCGATGACACTCTCTACCTGAAAATGGATGGTCGAAAACTCTACCAATACGCCTTATCGAACGTTCCGGGACTCGTCAAAAAGTCGATCGAAAAAGCGGGACTCGATCTGAAGGATGTCAATAAAGTTCTGATTCACCAGGCCAATGAGAAGATGGATGAAGCAATACTCCAACGTCTCTTTAAGCTCTATGATAAGCAAGAGATGCCAAATGATATCATGCCGATGACCATCTCCAAACTCGGCAACACAAGCGTGGCCACCGTACCTACCCTGCTCGATTTAATCCTCCGCAAACAACTGGACGGCCACAGCATAAACCCCGGTGATACCATCATCTTCGCCTCCGTCGGTGCCGGAATGAATATCAATTCAATGGTATATCAGGTACCTGAAAATTAG
- a CDS encoding CDP-alcohol phosphatidyltransferase family protein has product MSKLSAEEKFIDLSDYGRPIAIKIAQTFSNTSITPVHVTLMFGISGLTASWLIIKGYYAPAGLFLILKSILDAADGELARMKRTPSYTGRYLDSVFDIILNFIILFTIQQVTGQPLWLMLFAFASIQLQGTLYNYYYVILRQKSAHGDKTSRIFETDTPKALPGEKQWSVNLLFNTYLLFYTLFDRIIYFLDRNASESDTFPKWFMTLLSLYGLGFQLMIIAIFLSVGLIGWILPFFIWYSVGILIFIGIRKALLN; this is encoded by the coding sequence ATGTCGAAACTCTCTGCTGAAGAGAAATTTATTGATCTTTCCGATTATGGTCGTCCGATTGCTATCAAGATCGCACAGACCTTTTCGAACACCTCAATAACTCCGGTTCATGTAACGTTGATGTTTGGCATCAGCGGCTTAACTGCTTCTTGGCTGATTATCAAAGGATATTATGCCCCCGCGGGACTATTTCTGATCCTCAAATCTATTCTCGATGCTGCGGATGGTGAACTTGCACGGATGAAAAGAACTCCCTCCTACACCGGACGATATCTCGATTCGGTGTTCGATATCATTCTCAATTTTATCATTCTTTTTACCATTCAGCAGGTCACCGGCCAACCCCTTTGGCTGATGCTGTTCGCCTTTGCATCGATCCAGCTTCAGGGAACACTCTACAACTACTATTACGTCATACTCAGACAAAAATCGGCTCATGGGGATAAAACCAGCCGTATTTTTGAAACCGACACCCCAAAAGCACTGCCCGGAGAAAAACAGTGGTCGGTTAATCTTCTTTTTAATACCTATCTACTATTCTACACACTCTTTGATCGAATTATCTATTTTCTGGATCGAAATGCATCGGAGAGTGATACTTTCCCAAAATGGTTTATGACTCTTCTCTCCCTTTACGGTCTCGGCTTTCAGTTAATGATCATTGCCATCTTCCTGTCGGTTGGACTCATCGGGTGGATTCTCCCGTTTTTCATCTGGTACTCTGTCGGTATTTTAATTTTTATTGGGATACGAAAAGCACTTTTGAATTGA
- a CDS encoding CNNM domain-containing protein yields the protein MTLLIFYLALAIGVSFLCSILEAVLLSMNSSFVTVLQKKNPRVGGILKDLKTNIDRPLSAILSLNTIAHTVGAAGVGAQAQVVFGNAYVSITSAILTLAILIFSEIIPKTLGATYWKELSGFSAYTTKGLIYVTYPLVLLSMGITRMLSRNDNEPTVSREEFSAMAELGFEEGVFEEGESKIFKNLIKFRSLKVRDVMTPRIVVIKFRENLTINETLEKKEQLHVSRIPVYGDNEEDITGYILKNDLYYNLSEGNGDKKLKDIRRDVMIVPETASLKELFERLLEKQEHIAVAVDEYGGFSGVVTMEDAVETLLGMEIVDEIDTIEDMQKLARQKWRERAGRLGIVLPDKLKE from the coding sequence ATGACGTTACTGATTTTTTATCTGGCTCTGGCAATTGGAGTCTCTTTTTTATGTTCTATTCTGGAGGCGGTGCTGCTCTCCATGAACTCATCGTTCGTAACAGTTCTTCAGAAGAAAAATCCACGCGTAGGTGGAATCCTCAAGGATCTCAAAACCAATATCGACCGACCCCTCTCGGCTATTTTAAGTCTCAACACCATTGCCCATACCGTCGGTGCGGCCGGCGTGGGTGCCCAGGCACAGGTTGTTTTTGGCAATGCATACGTGAGTATCACATCCGCCATTCTGACTCTCGCCATTCTGATCTTTTCAGAGATCATCCCAAAAACGCTCGGCGCAACCTATTGGAAGGAGCTCTCCGGTTTTTCCGCTTACACCACCAAAGGTTTGATCTATGTGACCTACCCGCTGGTACTCCTTTCAATGGGCATTACCCGGATGCTCTCCCGGAATGATAATGAACCGACCGTAAGTCGTGAGGAATTTAGTGCCATGGCCGAACTCGGTTTCGAGGAGGGAGTATTTGAGGAGGGTGAATCAAAGATCTTCAAAAACCTGATTAAGTTCCGATCACTGAAAGTGCGGGATGTAATGACGCCGCGTATTGTGGTCATCAAGTTTCGCGAGAATCTGACCATCAACGAAACCCTGGAAAAGAAAGAGCAGTTACACGTTTCTAGAATTCCAGTCTATGGCGATAACGAAGAGGATATTACCGGCTATATTCTAAAGAACGATCTTTATTACAATCTCTCGGAAGGAAATGGCGACAAAAAACTAAAGGATATCCGCCGCGATGTGATGATTGTTCCCGAGACCGCTTCGCTCAAGGAGCTGTTTGAGAGACTGCTCGAAAAACAGGAGCATATTGCCGTTGCCGTGGATGAGTACGGCGGATTTTCGGGTGTGGTGACCATGGAAGACGCTGTGGAGACATTGCTCGGTATGGAGATTGTGGACGAGATCGATACCATAGAAGATATGCAGAAACTAGCCCGCCAAAAGTGGCGTGAACGCGCCGGACGTCTCGGCATCGTATTGCCCGATAAACTGAAGGAGTGA
- a CDS encoding InlB B-repeat-containing protein, translated as MRKSGYFIFFAFLLMAFSCESYQGEFDESVPDLHTLTTNVLPEEGGTILPSGGEFLAGESRQIVARPADGYVFDEWTGDLSGDSNPHTIQFNSNKSVTAQFSLRDYDLNLEIVGNGAVSETVVERSTSVTVRLEAEAEEEWFFDRWEGDLTGSSSPETITIEENEEKSVRAVFEQIPPEEYTVKINTQGSGTVEKDPDKEIYIEGDEITLTAKAANGWRFSEWRGDLSGSSNPVKIIADEDKEITAVFERSRLDEYSVTISTEGSGTVEKDPDKNVYTEGEEITMTAKPAVGWTFSEWKGDLSGSTNPASIVVDDDMQITAVFDEIIQNEYTLTVSTEGSGSVNIDPDKEDYSEGEEVTLTANADPGWTFSEWREDLSGSSNPETITVDEDKQITALFDEEPDFGISVQEVKFYIREMSLEGARRTDDYKTKDFILNVPIDGSPFVITHVNIPYGFYEELELDIKKPDSKADIDDSDFRDGSGSYSVVVKGVFNGVDFTYRSSEDFDIEVELSPHLEIKSGQTEIIALTLDFDGWFMKSDGGFLDPNDSGDRKQIEKNIEDSFSDFEDGF; from the coding sequence ATGAGAAAGTCAGGATACTTTATATTCTTCGCATTTCTTTTAATGGCTTTCAGTTGTGAATCCTACCAGGGAGAATTTGATGAATCTGTGCCCGATCTACACACGTTAACAACGAATGTTTTACCTGAAGAAGGGGGCACTATTTTGCCATCGGGAGGTGAGTTTTTAGCCGGAGAAAGCAGACAGATTGTGGCACGTCCGGCAGATGGATATGTGTTTGACGAGTGGACAGGCGACCTTTCCGGAGATTCGAATCCACATACTATTCAGTTTAATTCAAACAAATCAGTTACGGCACAGTTTTCACTGAGGGATTATGATCTCAATTTAGAGATTGTTGGAAATGGTGCCGTCAGCGAAACTGTCGTTGAACGCTCTACATCAGTTACCGTCAGGCTCGAAGCTGAAGCCGAGGAGGAGTGGTTTTTTGATCGTTGGGAGGGAGATCTGACCGGAAGCAGCAGTCCGGAGACCATCACCATAGAAGAGAACGAGGAGAAGAGTGTGAGAGCCGTTTTCGAACAAATTCCACCGGAAGAGTATACTGTTAAAATCAATACGCAAGGTTCCGGTACGGTTGAAAAAGATCCGGACAAGGAAATCTACATAGAAGGTGATGAAATTACCCTAACAGCAAAGGCAGCAAATGGCTGGAGATTCAGTGAGTGGCGAGGAGATTTATCCGGCAGCTCGAATCCTGTAAAGATTATTGCAGATGAGGATAAAGAGATTACGGCTGTATTTGAGCGGAGCAGATTGGATGAATATTCCGTAACCATCAGCACGGAAGGCTCGGGAACAGTTGAGAAAGATCCGGACAAGAATGTCTATACGGAAGGAGAAGAGATCACTATGACTGCGAAACCGGCTGTAGGGTGGACATTCAGCGAGTGGAAGGGTGATCTGTCTGGAAGTACAAATCCGGCTTCAATTGTTGTTGATGATGATATGCAGATTACAGCTGTTTTTGATGAGATTATACAGAATGAATATACCCTAACTGTCAGTACAGAAGGCTCCGGATCTGTTAACATAGATCCGGATAAGGAGGACTATTCAGAGGGAGAAGAGGTCACCTTAACTGCGAATGCGGATCCCGGATGGACATTCAGCGAGTGGAGGGAAGATCTGTCCGGCAGTTCGAATCCGGAGACAATTACTGTGGATGAGGACAAACAGATTACAGCTCTTTTTGATGAGGAACCCGATTTTGGGATTTCTGTACAGGAAGTGAAATTTTACATCAGGGAGATGAGTCTTGAAGGGGCCCGTAGAACCGATGATTATAAAACCAAGGATTTTATACTGAATGTGCCTATCGATGGATCCCCTTTTGTGATTACACATGTTAACATTCCCTACGGATTTTATGAAGAACTCGAACTTGACATCAAAAAGCCCGATAGTAAAGCTGATATAGATGATTCTGATTTCAGAGATGGGTCCGGCAGCTATTCAGTGGTTGTTAAGGGGGTGTTTAATGGTGTCGACTTTACATATCGATCATCGGAAGATTTTGATATTGAAGTAGAGCTCAGTCCGCATCTTGAAATTAAGAGTGGTCAGACTGAGATCATCGCCTTAACGCTTGATTTTGATGGGTGGTTTATGAAAAGTGATGGCGGATTTCTTGATCCCAACGACTCCGGGGATAGGAAGCAAATCGAAAAAAATATTGAAGATTCCTTCAGTGATTTTGAGGATGGATTTTAG
- a CDS encoding dienelactone hydrolase family protein, with translation MKSLKYLFLFGSILMLAACGQPESQSQSEKMEMDDSPAVVGEEVSYSAGDLTMNGYIAYDDNLEGERPGILVVHEWWGHDEHARNSAEKLAELGYVALAVDMYGDGRMADHPEDAMQFSGEVMGNFENANERFTAAMETLRNHSMVNGEQIGAIGYCFGGSVILAMAHSGADLDGIVAFHAGLQLPIMPEEEIDTEILILNGADDPMVSEEDIENLTSAYDELGTSYEFVSYDGATHAYTNPAADSLGQEFDLPLAYNADVDEQSWERMKQFFDELF, from the coding sequence ATGAAATCTTTGAAATACCTTTTTTTATTTGGATCAATATTAATGCTGGCAGCTTGTGGACAGCCCGAATCACAATCTCAGTCAGAAAAGATGGAGATGGATGATAGTCCTGCAGTAGTTGGTGAAGAAGTGAGTTACAGCGCCGGCGATCTGACGATGAACGGATATATCGCCTATGATGACAATTTGGAGGGAGAGCGTCCCGGAATTCTGGTCGTCCACGAATGGTGGGGACATGATGAGCACGCTCGTAACAGTGCTGAAAAATTAGCCGAACTGGGCTATGTGGCCCTGGCTGTCGATATGTACGGTGATGGACGAATGGCTGATCACCCTGAAGATGCTATGCAGTTCTCCGGTGAAGTGATGGGAAATTTTGAGAATGCCAATGAACGTTTCACCGCTGCAATGGAAACACTCCGTAACCACTCGATGGTAAACGGAGAGCAGATCGGGGCTATCGGTTACTGCTTTGGAGGAAGTGTAATTCTGGCAATGGCCCACTCCGGTGCCGACCTGGATGGAATCGTAGCATTTCATGCCGGACTTCAACTCCCCATAATGCCGGAAGAAGAGATTGACACGGAAATCCTGATCCTCAACGGCGCCGACGATCCCATGGTTTCTGAAGAGGATATCGAAAACCTTACATCTGCTTACGACGAATTAGGTACCTCTTATGAGTTTGTTAGTTATGATGGTGCTACTCATGCCTACACCAATCCCGCAGCAGACAGCCTTGGCCAGGAGTTTGATCTCCCTCTCGCCTACAACGCCGATGTTGATGAGCAGTCTTGGGAGCGAATGAAGCAGTTTTTTGACGAATTGTTTTAA